The Caulifigura coniformis genome includes a region encoding these proteins:
- a CDS encoding formyltetrahydrofolate deformylase, with protein sequence MHVTVTAVGPDNRGLADPIVHYVATAGANIHEIQMYDHDSERQFAMFLRMEWPADEEPVAVLRQRMRDIGEAKGLAIRTWSREEHSRPPRLAICTTHRPETPLALLRDIRDKRLKATPAVIIGNRDSCRGIAEQFEVPFVNIGDARGEPDNDLFTSLIDQYEIDYVILARYMRILPASICWEFAGGRIINLHHGLLPSFPGPQPYADAYARRMLTFGATAHFIVPELDAGNQTIHQETFSVLPGTSLDEVIRLGQSDNEPRCLSEGVRRVVDREVELHFHRVVSSQARTP encoded by the coding sequence ACATCCACGAAATCCAGATGTACGACCACGACTCCGAACGCCAGTTCGCCATGTTTCTCCGCATGGAATGGCCGGCCGACGAGGAGCCCGTCGCCGTTCTGCGGCAGCGCATGCGCGACATCGGAGAGGCCAAGGGACTCGCCATCCGCACATGGTCGCGCGAGGAACACAGCCGTCCCCCGCGACTCGCCATCTGCACCACCCACCGACCCGAAACGCCGCTCGCCCTGCTGCGCGACATCCGCGACAAACGCCTCAAGGCGACGCCCGCAGTCATCATCGGAAACCGCGACAGTTGCCGGGGCATCGCCGAGCAGTTCGAAGTCCCCTTCGTGAACATCGGCGACGCCAGGGGCGAACCGGACAACGACCTGTTCACCAGTCTCATCGATCAGTACGAGATCGATTACGTCATCCTCGCCCGCTATATGAGAATCCTCCCCGCCAGCATCTGCTGGGAGTTCGCCGGGGGACGCATCATCAACCTCCACCACGGCCTGTTGCCCTCTTTCCCAGGGCCTCAGCCATATGCCGACGCCTACGCCCGTCGCATGCTCACCTTCGGCGCCACCGCGCACTTCATCGTTCCGGAACTCGATGCGGGCAACCAGACCATCCACCAGGAAACGTTCAGCGTGCTCCCCGGCACGTCACTCGATGAAGTGATTCGCCTCGGCCAAAGCGACAACGAACCCCGCTGCCTGTCCGAGGGAGTCCGCCGCGTTGTCGACCGCGAGGTCGAGCTGCACTTCCACCGCGTCGTGAGCAGCCAGGCCCGAACCCCGTAG